From Tripterygium wilfordii isolate XIE 37 chromosome 16, ASM1340144v1, whole genome shotgun sequence, one genomic window encodes:
- the LOC119980567 gene encoding transcription initiation factor IIB-like produces the protein MGPSPIPNMDDFYCTDCKKPTEIVLDHSLGFPTTFYCSECGQILHPIPHYLTSESFSSDDNEDSNHVGEDSSPDAAGVFSFDAECLPTKLSRSFKAIAVMSERLGLLPTIKEKAHEIYKKVEDKKFLRGRSQDAILAACLYIACRQENKTRTVKEICSIANGTTKKDVGRAKESIVKHLEVEGQSFEMASIHAEDYMRRFCSNLGMASQEVRAAREAVLKSEELDIRRSSISVAAAIIYMIMQLTNKKKSLKDISVATGVAETTIKHSFRDIHPHLLELVPRWFAKEKDIANLVPS, from the exons atgggtCCTAGTCCAATTCCAAACATGGACGACTTTTACTGCACTGACTGCAAGAAACCCACGGAGATAGTGTTGGATCACTCTTTAGGTTTCCCTACTACCTTCTACTGCTCCGAGTGCGGCCAAATCCTCCACCCCATTCCGCACTACTTAACCTCTGAATCCTTCTCCTCCGACGACAACGAAGATTCCAACCATGTCGGCGAGGACTCCTCACCTGACGCTGCCGGTGTGTTTTCATTCGATGCTGAGTGCCTGCCCACCAAACTCTCCCGGTCTTTCAAGGCCATTGCTGTCATGTCTGAGAG GTTAGGACTTCTTCCAACTATAAAG gaaaaagcccatgaaatatataaaaaagtaGAAGATAAAAAATTTCTGAGAGGACGGAGTCAAGATGCAATTTTGGCTGCTTGCCTATACATTGCTTGTCGTCAAGAAAACAAAACTCGAACTGTAAAAG AAATTTGTTCTATTGCCAATGGAACAACAAAGAAAGATGTCGGTCGGGCAAAAGAGTCTATTGTGAAACATCTGGAGGTAGAGggtcaatcctttgaaatggcATCTATACATGCTGAGGACTATATG AGACGTTTTTGTTCCAATCTTGGAATGGCCAGTCAGGAAGTCAGAGCTGCCCGAGAAGCTGTGTTGAAATCTGAAGAGCTTGATATAAG GAGGAGCTCAATATCTGTGGCAGCAGCCATTATTTACATGATAATGCAACTGACAAACAAGAAGAAATCGCTCAAAG ATATTTCTGTTGCTACTGGTGTTGCTGAAACCACAATCAAGCATTCCTTTAGGGATATTCATCCTCATCTGTTAGAACTTGTACCAAGGTGGTTTGCCAAGGAGAAAGATATTGCGAATCTGGTTCCTTCCTAG